A genome region from Trachemys scripta elegans isolate TJP31775 chromosome 2, CAS_Tse_1.0, whole genome shotgun sequence includes the following:
- the ALDH5A1 gene encoding succinate-semialdehyde dehydrogenase, mitochondrial has product MASWRLPRTPLLLRAAQRLLPAPLRRSGSGPAPPRLPGSLVCSGGFVGGRWVQAAAAFPVLDPASGAELGRVADCGVAEARAAVRAAWEAGPGWSAAPAKERSALLRKWYNLMMENKDDLAKIITAENGKPLKEAQGEILYSASFLEWFAEEARRIYGVIIPPSVKDRRLLVLKQPVGVAAVITPWNFPSAMITRKVGAALAAGCTVVVKPAEDTPLSALALGELANQAGIPAGVYNVVPCSQQQTPAVGEVLCTDPLVAKISFTGSTATGKVLLHHAAGTVKRVSMELGGHAPFIVFDSADVDRAVAGALASKYRNSGQTCVCTNRFLVQKRIHDAFVEKFARAIERELHVGNGFDEGTTQGPLINEKAVGKVERHISDAVSQGASIVTGGKRHSFGKNFFEPTLLSNVTTNMLCTQEETFGPLAPVIKFDTEAEAVAIANSANVGLAGYFYSQDPAQIWRVAEQLEVGIVGVNEGLVSSVECPFGGVKQSGLGREGSKYGIDEYLEIKYVCFGGL; this is encoded by the exons ATGGCGAGCTGGCGGCTCCCCCGGACCCCGCTGCTGCTGCGGGCGGCGCAGCGCCTGCTCCCGGCCCCGCTCCGGcgcagcggctccggcccggccccgccgcgGCTGCCCGGCTCCCTGGTGTGCTCGGGCGGCTTCGTGGGAGGCCGCTGGGTGCAGGCGGCCGCCGCCTTCCCCGTGCTGGACCCGGCCAGCGGCGCCGAGCTGGGGCGGGTGGCGGACTGCGGCGTGGCCGAGGCCCGGGCCGCGGTGAGAGCCGCATGGGAGGCCGGGCCCGGCTGGAGCGCGGCCCCCGCCAAG GAGAGAAGTGCATTACTTCGCAAATGGTACAATTTGATGATGGAGAATAAAGATGATCTTGCTAAGATAATTACAGCAGAGAAT GGGAAGCCTCTGAAAGAGGCACAAGGTGAAATTCTTTATTCTGCCTCCTTCCTGGAATGGTTTGCAGAAGAAGCTCGTCGCATTTATGGTGTCATCATTCCACCTTCTGTTAAAGATCGAAGGCTCTTGGTGCTGAAACAGCCTGTTGGAGTGGCAGCCGTTATCACTCCT TGGAATTTCCCCAGCGCTATGATTACACGAAAAGTTGGTGCAGCTCTGGCAGCAGGCTGTACTGTGGTGGTGAAGCCTGCAGAAGACACACCATTATCAGCATTAGCACTTGGCGAG CTTGCAAACCAGGCTGGAATTCCAGCAGGTGTATATAATGTTGTCCCCTGTTCCCAACAACAAACCCCAGCTGTGGGGGAAGTTCTGTGCACTGATCCTTTGGTAGCAAAAATATCTTTTACTGGCTCCACTGCTACAGGAAAG GTACTGCTGCATCATGCTGCTGGCACCGTGAAGCGGGTTTCTATGGAGCTCGGTGGGCATGCTCCATTTATAGTGTTTGACAGCGCTGATGTGGACCGAGCTGTTGCAGGAGCCCTGGCTTCTAAATACAGAAACTCGGGGCAG ACATGTGTTTGCACAAACCGGTTTTTGGTGCAAAAAAGGATCCACGATGCATTTGTGGAAAAATTTGCCAGAGCCATTGAAAGAGAGCTACATGTAGGAAATGGATTTGATGAAGGAACTACCCAGGGGCCATTAATTAATGAAAAAGCAGTGGGAAAG GTGGAGAGACACATTAGCGATGCGGTTTCTCAAGGAGCATCCATCGTGACAGGAGGGAAACGACACAGCTTTGGAAAGAATTTCTTTGAGCCTACTCTGCTCAGCAACGTCACAACAAACATGCTTTGCACGCAAGAAGAGACATTTGGTCCCTTAGCACCAGTTATCAA GTTTGATACCGAAGCAGAAGCTGTTGCTATAGCAAATTCAGCCAATGTGGGTTTAGCAG GATATTTCTATTCTCAAGACCCAGCCCAGATCTGGAGAgttgcagagcagctggaggtTGGAATCGTTGGTGTTAACGAAGGACTAGTGTCCTCAGTGGAGTGTCCTTTCGGAGGTGTGAAACAATCTGGCTTAGGACGAGAAGGTTCAAAATATGGTATTGATGAGTACCTAGAAATAAAGTATGTCTGTTTTGGAGGCTTATAA